In one window of Gossypium hirsutum isolate 1008001.06 chromosome A01, Gossypium_hirsutum_v2.1, whole genome shotgun sequence DNA:
- the LOC107957977 gene encoding uncharacterized protein isoform X2, whose product MFELGLRSSKQSSGIPMKKLLAREMSKEIESRRRSSSVIARLMGLDGLPPEQKRAEGAGFYNRRSSRRNLKEEPEFKDVFEVSKMERSGGGYSSLGTVNSKLSDAEVAFIQQKFMEAKRFSTDEKLRDSEEFDDTLEVLNSNTDLLLKFLEQPDSLFAKHLHDLQGVPSQFHCGRISVMKSSRTLNNDDGQSKHRSKSPQGHHLYGKYTAPNRPESPMFQLDEKNEPTILPTRIVVLKPNLGKSRNSTRNASSPCYSHHFPSEGIEHLEISGIESRETEIWRKKKVQQDIGFSRHNSRESREMAKEITRQIKNSFNDGSMKISTSKFRGYAGDESSCDASGSESTNDSDVTSSYRDKQHRRLSSRSSESLVSREAKKRLSERWKLTHGSQEVQMVSRGSTLGEMLAISDRETSSANSSSSVVGEGCSKIGDSSRPAVWNEPLGISSRDGWKDGCLGNLSRSRSVPASSTDFGSPRIGTRHGSLRRDKYVIPKAVKGNFNPREASLVTSNQRSRGNKSRFSSSSSSSIKENSDTSPDFVITPHQSSGESASIAMDSSSVLENTLEVNDPKKPSDTELSAPPSVNADVSSGDVCNLEPKEPSVSELGSRAGSKEGDQPSPISVIEAPFADDLSSGSECFESISADLHGLRMQLQLLKLETEAYEEGTMLLSSDDGGDRVSIQLATAEKNLESVYIVDVLVDSGINGADLDTFLATWHSPECPVNPTVFEELEKKYHNLNSWSRAERRLMFDRINLELLEIHQQYTDQFPWIKKLVRKIIPKWNILELEDSLHKSLVSENKKPDMDTEVCEWSNLRDDIDVIGKEIERLLVDELVGEVVVWV is encoded by the exons ATGTTTGAGTTGGGTTTGAGATCTTCAAAACAATCAAGTGGGATCCCGATGAAGAAGTTGTTAGCACGAGAAATGTCGAAAGAAATCGAATCTCGAAGACGATCTTCGAGCGTTATAGCTAGATTGATGGGGCTTGATGGATTACCACCTGAACAAAAACGAGCTGAGGGTGCCGGATTTTATAACCGGCGATCTTCTAGGAGAAACTTGAAAGAGGAACCGGAGTTTAAAGATGTTTTTGAAGTATCTAAAATGGAGAGGAGCGGCGGTGGTTATTCTTCGCTGGGGACTGTAAACTCGAAGCTATCTGATGCTGAGGTTGCTTTTATTCAACAGAAGTTTATGGAGGCTAAACGGTTTTCGACCGATGAAAAGCTTCGGGATTCTGAGGAATTTGATGATACACTCGAGGTGTTAAATTCCAACACGGATCTTTTGTTGAAATTCCTCGAGCAACCGGATTCATTATTCGCTAAGCATTTGCATGATCTGCAAGGTGTGCCATCGCAGTTTCATTGTGGTCGAATATCGGTCATGAAGTCATCACGCACTCTAAACAATGACGATGGTCAATCGAAGCACCGTAGTAAATCTCCTCAAGGTCATCACTTGTATGGGAAATACACAGCTCCTAATCGTCCTGAGTCACCTATGTTTCAATTAGACGAAAAAAACGAGCCAACTATTCTACCGACAAGAATTGTTGTATTGAAACCAAATCTCGGGAAATCACGGAATTCTACTAGAAATGCTTCATCACCTTGTTATTCTCATCATTTTCCATCTGAAGGCATCGAACACCTTGAAATTTCAGGTATTGAGAGTAGGGAGACAGAAATATGGCGCAAGAAAAAGGTTCAACAAGATATCGGGTTTTCAAGGCATAATTCTAGGGAATCGAGGGAAATGGCGAAGGAGATTACTCGGCAAATAAAAAATAGCTTTAACGATGGCTCGATGAAAATTTCAACTTCTAAGTTTCGAGGATATGCAGGGGATGAGAGTTCATGTGATGCATCCGGTTCTGAATCTACAAACGATTCCGATGTAACATCATCCTACAGGGATAAACAACATAGGAGGCTATCATCCCGTTCTAGTGAATCATTGGTTAGTAGAGAGGCTAAGAAGCGATTATCTGAGAGGTggaaattaacacatgggtctcAAGAGGTGCAAATGGTTAGTCGGGGTAGTACACTCGGTGAAATGCTTGCTATCTCTGATAGGGAAACGAGCTCAGCTAATTCGAGTAGCTCGGTTGTTGGAGAAGGATGCAGTAAGATCGGTGATAGTTCTCGGCCAGCAGTGTGGAACGAACCTTTAGGGATTAGCAGTAGGGACGGTTGGAAAGATGGATGTCTCGGTAATCTTTCAAGATCACGATCTGTTCCGGCTTCTTCTACTGACTTTGGAAGTCCTAGAATAGGTACTCGACATGGAAGTCTACGTAGAGACAAGTATGTGATCCCAAAAGCAGTAAAAGGCAATTTTAATCCAAGGGAAGCTTCTTTGGTTACCAGTAACCAACGATCCCGTGGTAATAAATCTAGATTTTCGAGTAGTAGTTCCAGTAGTATCAAGGAAAATAGCGACACTTCTCCGGATTTTGTTATCACCCCACATCAATCGTCCGGAGAATCTGCTAGCATTGCGATGGATTCCAGTTCTGTTCTTGAGAACACATTGGAAGTTAATGATCCGAAAAAGCCTTCGGACACGGAATTATCTGCTCCTCCTTCAGTGAATGCTGATGTTTCTAGTGGTGATGTATGTAACTTGGAGCCCAAG GAACCATCTGTATCAGAACTAGGATCTCGAGCAGGCTCTAAGGAGGGAGATCAACCGAGTCCGATTTCAGTCATTGAAGCTCCTTTCGCCGATGATTTATCATCCGGTTCTGAATGCTTTGAAAGCATTAGTGCTGACCTCCATG GCCTTCGTATGCAACTGCAACTATTAAAACTCGAAACTGAGGCATATGAAGAAGGAACGATGCTTCTTTCAAGCGACGATGGTGGTGATCGAGTATCTATTCAGTTAGCAACGGCTGAAAAGAATTTGGAGTCTGTATACATAGTTGATGTCTTGGTTGATTCCGGAATCAATGGAGCCGACCTCGATACCTTCTTAGCAACATGGCATTCTCCAGAATGTCCGGTGAATCCAACAGTATTCGAAGAACTCGAGAAAAAATACCATAATCTGAATTCTTGGTCAAGGGCCGAAAGGAGGCTGATGTTCGATAGGATCAATTTGGAGCTACTCGAGATCCATCAACAATATACAGATCAATTCCCATGGATAAAGAAGCTTGTAAGAAAAATTATTCCGAAGTGGAACATACTAGAGCTCGAAGATAGCTTGCACAAATCACTGGTAAGTGAAAACAAGAAACCGGACATGGATACCGAGGTATGTGAATGGTCGAACTTGAGGGACGATATCGATGTAATCGGTAAGGAAATCGAGAGATTGTT
- the LOC107957977 gene encoding uncharacterized protein isoform X1 encodes MEPFGHRRPKISSFSDDLNFTHFQLSSTRGNKQVQKQRKFPNLTSDSATSISNSKDQDQLMFELGLRSSKQSSGIPMKKLLAREMSKEIESRRRSSSVIARLMGLDGLPPEQKRAEGAGFYNRRSSRRNLKEEPEFKDVFEVSKMERSGGGYSSLGTVNSKLSDAEVAFIQQKFMEAKRFSTDEKLRDSEEFDDTLEVLNSNTDLLLKFLEQPDSLFAKHLHDLQGVPSQFHCGRISVMKSSRTLNNDDGQSKHRSKSPQGHHLYGKYTAPNRPESPMFQLDEKNEPTILPTRIVVLKPNLGKSRNSTRNASSPCYSHHFPSEGIEHLEISGIESRETEIWRKKKVQQDIGFSRHNSRESREMAKEITRQIKNSFNDGSMKISTSKFRGYAGDESSCDASGSESTNDSDVTSSYRDKQHRRLSSRSSESLVSREAKKRLSERWKLTHGSQEVQMVSRGSTLGEMLAISDRETSSANSSSSVVGEGCSKIGDSSRPAVWNEPLGISSRDGWKDGCLGNLSRSRSVPASSTDFGSPRIGTRHGSLRRDKYVIPKAVKGNFNPREASLVTSNQRSRGNKSRFSSSSSSSIKENSDTSPDFVITPHQSSGESASIAMDSSSVLENTLEVNDPKKPSDTELSAPPSVNADVSSGDVCNLEPKEPSVSELGSRAGSKEGDQPSPISVIEAPFADDLSSGSECFESISADLHGLRMQLQLLKLETEAYEEGTMLLSSDDGGDRVSIQLATAEKNLESVYIVDVLVDSGINGADLDTFLATWHSPECPVNPTVFEELEKKYHNLNSWSRAERRLMFDRINLELLEIHQQYTDQFPWIKKLVRKIIPKWNILELEDSLHKSLVSENKKPDMDTEVCEWSNLRDDIDVIGKEIERLLVDELVGEVVVWV; translated from the exons ATGGAGCCATTTGGGCATCGAAGGCCTAAGATTTCGAGCTTCTCTGATGATCTAAACTTCACTCATTTTCAACTTTCTTCAACAAGAG gaAACAAACAGGttcaaaaacagagaaaatttcCAAATTTGACATCTGATTCTGCTACCTCCATTAGTAATAGTAAAGACCAAGATCAG ttAATGTTTGAGTTGGGTTTGAGATCTTCAAAACAATCAAGTGGGATCCCGATGAAGAAGTTGTTAGCACGAGAAATGTCGAAAGAAATCGAATCTCGAAGACGATCTTCGAGCGTTATAGCTAGATTGATGGGGCTTGATGGATTACCACCTGAACAAAAACGAGCTGAGGGTGCCGGATTTTATAACCGGCGATCTTCTAGGAGAAACTTGAAAGAGGAACCGGAGTTTAAAGATGTTTTTGAAGTATCTAAAATGGAGAGGAGCGGCGGTGGTTATTCTTCGCTGGGGACTGTAAACTCGAAGCTATCTGATGCTGAGGTTGCTTTTATTCAACAGAAGTTTATGGAGGCTAAACGGTTTTCGACCGATGAAAAGCTTCGGGATTCTGAGGAATTTGATGATACACTCGAGGTGTTAAATTCCAACACGGATCTTTTGTTGAAATTCCTCGAGCAACCGGATTCATTATTCGCTAAGCATTTGCATGATCTGCAAGGTGTGCCATCGCAGTTTCATTGTGGTCGAATATCGGTCATGAAGTCATCACGCACTCTAAACAATGACGATGGTCAATCGAAGCACCGTAGTAAATCTCCTCAAGGTCATCACTTGTATGGGAAATACACAGCTCCTAATCGTCCTGAGTCACCTATGTTTCAATTAGACGAAAAAAACGAGCCAACTATTCTACCGACAAGAATTGTTGTATTGAAACCAAATCTCGGGAAATCACGGAATTCTACTAGAAATGCTTCATCACCTTGTTATTCTCATCATTTTCCATCTGAAGGCATCGAACACCTTGAAATTTCAGGTATTGAGAGTAGGGAGACAGAAATATGGCGCAAGAAAAAGGTTCAACAAGATATCGGGTTTTCAAGGCATAATTCTAGGGAATCGAGGGAAATGGCGAAGGAGATTACTCGGCAAATAAAAAATAGCTTTAACGATGGCTCGATGAAAATTTCAACTTCTAAGTTTCGAGGATATGCAGGGGATGAGAGTTCATGTGATGCATCCGGTTCTGAATCTACAAACGATTCCGATGTAACATCATCCTACAGGGATAAACAACATAGGAGGCTATCATCCCGTTCTAGTGAATCATTGGTTAGTAGAGAGGCTAAGAAGCGATTATCTGAGAGGTggaaattaacacatgggtctcAAGAGGTGCAAATGGTTAGTCGGGGTAGTACACTCGGTGAAATGCTTGCTATCTCTGATAGGGAAACGAGCTCAGCTAATTCGAGTAGCTCGGTTGTTGGAGAAGGATGCAGTAAGATCGGTGATAGTTCTCGGCCAGCAGTGTGGAACGAACCTTTAGGGATTAGCAGTAGGGACGGTTGGAAAGATGGATGTCTCGGTAATCTTTCAAGATCACGATCTGTTCCGGCTTCTTCTACTGACTTTGGAAGTCCTAGAATAGGTACTCGACATGGAAGTCTACGTAGAGACAAGTATGTGATCCCAAAAGCAGTAAAAGGCAATTTTAATCCAAGGGAAGCTTCTTTGGTTACCAGTAACCAACGATCCCGTGGTAATAAATCTAGATTTTCGAGTAGTAGTTCCAGTAGTATCAAGGAAAATAGCGACACTTCTCCGGATTTTGTTATCACCCCACATCAATCGTCCGGAGAATCTGCTAGCATTGCGATGGATTCCAGTTCTGTTCTTGAGAACACATTGGAAGTTAATGATCCGAAAAAGCCTTCGGACACGGAATTATCTGCTCCTCCTTCAGTGAATGCTGATGTTTCTAGTGGTGATGTATGTAACTTGGAGCCCAAG GAACCATCTGTATCAGAACTAGGATCTCGAGCAGGCTCTAAGGAGGGAGATCAACCGAGTCCGATTTCAGTCATTGAAGCTCCTTTCGCCGATGATTTATCATCCGGTTCTGAATGCTTTGAAAGCATTAGTGCTGACCTCCATG GCCTTCGTATGCAACTGCAACTATTAAAACTCGAAACTGAGGCATATGAAGAAGGAACGATGCTTCTTTCAAGCGACGATGGTGGTGATCGAGTATCTATTCAGTTAGCAACGGCTGAAAAGAATTTGGAGTCTGTATACATAGTTGATGTCTTGGTTGATTCCGGAATCAATGGAGCCGACCTCGATACCTTCTTAGCAACATGGCATTCTCCAGAATGTCCGGTGAATCCAACAGTATTCGAAGAACTCGAGAAAAAATACCATAATCTGAATTCTTGGTCAAGGGCCGAAAGGAGGCTGATGTTCGATAGGATCAATTTGGAGCTACTCGAGATCCATCAACAATATACAGATCAATTCCCATGGATAAAGAAGCTTGTAAGAAAAATTATTCCGAAGTGGAACATACTAGAGCTCGAAGATAGCTTGCACAAATCACTGGTAAGTGAAAACAAGAAACCGGACATGGATACCGAGGTATGTGAATGGTCGAACTTGAGGGACGATATCGATGTAATCGGTAAGGAAATCGAGAGATTGTT